In a genomic window of Sporosarcina trichiuri:
- a CDS encoding dihydroorotase, whose translation MHKLLRNIWLYDETPEDLKDVRIRDGRIEEIGKGLAENDAELIDGKGLCLAPGFVDVHVHLREPGGERKETIATGTEAAAKGGYTTICAMPNTRPVPDTAENLEYVNDLIRQHASIRVLPYASITIREAGKERTDLAELKAHGAFAFTDDGVGIQEAGMMYETMQDAAKLDMAVVAHCEDNTLIYGGAMHEGTRNKELGLPGIPSVAESVHIARDILLAEAAGAHYHVCHVSTKESVRVIRDAKRAGVRVTAEVTPHHLLLTEHDIPGDDAMWKMNPPLRGHEDLAALREGLFDGTIDFIATDHAPHTAEEKAAGFKKAPFGITGFETAFPLLYTHFVKNGDWSLKQLVDWLAGKPADVFRLPYGKLAKGIPADLVLLDLSAERTIEPASFLSKGKNTPFGGTTCTGWPVMTLYGGQTVYEDKE comes from the coding sequence ATGCACAAGCTGCTCCGAAATATCTGGCTATATGATGAAACACCCGAAGACCTGAAGGACGTCCGTATCCGGGACGGGCGGATCGAGGAAATCGGGAAGGGACTTGCGGAAAACGATGCAGAACTGATCGATGGCAAGGGGCTTTGTCTCGCACCCGGGTTCGTCGATGTCCACGTCCACTTGCGTGAACCGGGCGGAGAACGGAAAGAGACGATTGCGACCGGTACGGAAGCGGCGGCAAAAGGCGGCTATACGACAATCTGCGCAATGCCGAACACGCGGCCTGTCCCGGACACGGCGGAAAATTTGGAATACGTCAATGACTTGATACGCCAGCATGCATCGATCCGGGTGCTGCCGTACGCATCCATTACGATCCGGGAAGCCGGGAAGGAGCGGACGGACCTTGCAGAACTGAAAGCGCATGGTGCCTTCGCGTTCACGGATGACGGCGTCGGCATCCAGGAAGCCGGGATGATGTACGAGACGATGCAGGACGCGGCAAAGCTCGATATGGCGGTCGTCGCCCATTGCGAAGACAATACACTGATCTATGGCGGTGCGATGCACGAAGGGACGCGCAACAAGGAACTCGGCCTGCCGGGCATCCCGTCAGTCGCGGAGTCGGTCCATATCGCCCGGGACATCCTGCTCGCTGAAGCAGCGGGCGCCCACTACCATGTATGCCATGTCAGCACGAAGGAATCCGTCCGGGTGATCCGGGATGCGAAACGGGCAGGCGTGCGCGTCACCGCTGAAGTGACACCGCATCATCTGCTGCTGACCGAGCACGATATTCCCGGCGACGACGCGATGTGGAAGATGAACCCGCCGCTCCGGGGACATGAGGACCTGGCAGCTCTGAGAGAAGGGCTGTTCGACGGCACAATCGATTTCATCGCCACTGACCATGCACCGCATACAGCGGAGGAAAAAGCGGCAGGATTCAAGAAGGCGCCGTTCGGGATCACAGGGTTCGAAACAGCCTTCCCGCTTCTGTATACGCACTTCGTAAAAAACGGGGACTGGTCGCTGAAGCAGCTTGTGGATTGGCTTGCAGGTAAGCCGGCTGACGTATTCCGCCTTCCTTACGGGAAGCTCGCAAAAGGAATACCGGCGGATCTCGTGCTGCTCGATCTGTCGGCAGAACGGACGATCGAGCCGGCGTCATTCCTCTCAAAAGGCAAGAACACGCCATTCGGAGGGACGACATGTACAGGATGGCCTGTCATGACGCTGTACGGCGGACAGACAGTCTATGAAGATAAGGAATAG
- a CDS encoding aspartate carbamoyltransferase catalytic subunit, producing MENLLTMTQFNEEEIMEILNYAEYLKRHGIRELPGKYLVSNLFFEPSTRTKLSFEIAERKLGLEIIQFDPGHSSTTKGETLFDTVKTLEALGVNAVVIRHPEKDYYKQLEGIRIPVFNGGDGTGQHPSQSLLDLFTIKEEFGSFRGLNIVIAGDLSHSRVAASNAEALRKLGANVSFVCPPEWSGDYDALPEWDQIIGKADVVMLLRVQHERHDEKMSYTKEEYHARYGLTEERAAKLKEDAIIMHPAPINWGVEIAESLMHHPKLRVYEAVENGVYIRAAAMEMILRGGNVHAQAAPKYLAI from the coding sequence ATGGAAAACTTACTGACAATGACACAATTCAACGAAGAGGAAATCATGGAGATCCTGAATTATGCGGAATATTTGAAGCGCCACGGCATCCGTGAATTGCCCGGGAAATACTTGGTGAGCAACCTGTTCTTCGAACCGAGCACCCGGACGAAACTGAGCTTCGAAATCGCGGAACGGAAATTGGGTCTTGAGATCATCCAGTTCGATCCGGGCCACTCGAGCACGACAAAAGGGGAGACGCTGTTCGATACGGTCAAGACCCTGGAAGCGCTCGGTGTCAACGCGGTGGTCATCCGTCATCCCGAAAAGGATTATTACAAGCAGCTGGAAGGCATCAGGATCCCCGTTTTCAACGGCGGCGACGGCACTGGTCAGCATCCGAGCCAGTCGCTGCTGGACCTGTTCACCATCAAAGAGGAATTCGGCAGTTTCCGCGGCTTGAATATCGTCATCGCAGGAGATCTGTCACACAGCCGCGTCGCCGCTTCCAATGCCGAAGCGCTGAGGAAGCTCGGTGCGAACGTCAGTTTCGTCTGCCCGCCGGAATGGTCCGGCGACTACGATGCGCTGCCGGAGTGGGATCAGATCATCGGAAAAGCGGATGTCGTCATGCTGCTGCGTGTGCAGCACGAGCGCCATGATGAAAAGATGAGCTATACGAAAGAGGAATACCACGCCCGCTACGGTCTGACCGAAGAACGCGCAGCAAAGTTGAAAGAGGATGCAATCATCATGCATCCTGCGCCCATCAACTGGGGTGTCGAAATCGCTGAATCACTCATGCATCACCCGAAGCTGCGTGTCTACGAAGCGGTGGAGAACGGTGTCTATATCCGCGCGGCAGCGATGGAAATGATTTTACGGGGAGGAAACGTACATGCACAAGCTGCTCCGAAATATCTGGCTATATGA
- a CDS encoding solute carrier family 23 protein, with product MAEKVLDVHEKPEAGKWLALSLQHMFAMFGATILVPQLVGLSPAIALLTSGIATLVFIVITQGKVPAYLGSSFAFIVPIQVATKTGGIGSAMIGSMFVALVYAIVSLIIWKTGHKWIMNILPPVVVGPVIMVIGLAVAPTAVGMASRIDVDGVSTYSLLHFSAAIVTLAAAVICMMFFRGVISLMPVLIGIIIGYIYSAVIGILDFQPVMEAKWFAFPDFLIPGVTYDFVVTPTLLFIMVPIAIVTISEHIGHQLVLGKVVERDFIRDPGLNRSLLGDGVGTLISGLLGGPPKTTYGENIGVMAITRVYSVYVIVGAAVFAILFSFLGKVMALIATIPTAVLGGISILLFGIIASSGLRMLVDNHVDFDNQRNLVITSIILVIGIGGASLNFSETFHIEGMALAAIVGVLLNLLLPGREKQTLEDHPEDPIFISKDN from the coding sequence ATGGCAGAAAAAGTATTGGACGTCCATGAAAAACCGGAAGCCGGCAAATGGCTTGCGCTCAGTCTCCAGCATATGTTCGCGATGTTCGGGGCGACGATACTCGTCCCCCAGCTCGTCGGACTGAGCCCTGCAATCGCACTGCTGACGAGCGGAATCGCAACACTGGTGTTCATCGTCATAACGCAGGGGAAAGTGCCCGCCTACCTCGGCTCCTCATTCGCCTTCATCGTACCGATCCAGGTGGCGACGAAAACAGGCGGAATCGGCAGCGCCATGATCGGCAGCATGTTCGTCGCACTTGTTTACGCGATCGTGTCACTCATCATCTGGAAGACCGGGCATAAGTGGATCATGAACATCCTGCCGCCGGTCGTTGTCGGGCCGGTCATCATGGTGATCGGTCTCGCAGTCGCACCGACGGCTGTCGGGATGGCGAGCCGCATCGACGTGGACGGCGTGTCCACCTACAGTCTTCTTCATTTTTCGGCAGCGATCGTCACGCTGGCCGCCGCGGTCATCTGCATGATGTTCTTCCGCGGCGTCATCAGCCTGATGCCTGTGCTGATCGGAATCATCATCGGCTACATCTACTCGGCGGTCATCGGTATCCTGGACTTCCAGCCTGTCATGGAGGCGAAGTGGTTCGCATTTCCGGACTTCCTGATTCCGGGCGTCACATATGACTTCGTCGTGACACCGACACTGCTGTTCATCATGGTGCCGATCGCGATTGTCACGATTTCCGAGCATATCGGCCATCAGCTCGTGCTCGGCAAGGTCGTGGAGCGGGATTTCATCCGCGATCCGGGGCTGAACCGCTCGCTGCTCGGTGACGGGGTCGGGACGCTGATCAGCGGTCTGCTCGGCGGACCGCCGAAGACGACGTATGGCGAGAACATCGGCGTCATGGCGATCACCCGGGTCTACAGCGTGTATGTCATCGTCGGAGCCGCCGTGTTCGCCATCCTGTTTTCGTTCCTCGGAAAAGTGATGGCGCTCATCGCAACGATTCCGACAGCGGTGCTCGGCGGAATTTCGATCCTGCTTTTCGGGATCATCGCATCATCCGGCCTCCGTATGCTCGTCGACAACCATGTGGATTTCGACAACCAGCGCAACCTGGTCATCACGTCGATCATCCTGGTCATCGGCATCGGCGGCGCCTCGCTCAATTTCAGCGAGACATTCCATATCGAAGGGATGGCACTGGCAGCGATCGTCGGCGTGCTGCTCAATCTGCTGCTGCCTGGCCGGGAGAAGCAGACACTCGAGGATCATCCGGAAGATCCGATCTTCATCAGCAAAGACAACTGA
- the pyrR gene encoding bifunctional pyr operon transcriptional regulator/uracil phosphoribosyltransferase PyrR encodes MAEKANILDESAINRALTRIAHEIIERNKGIDHCILVGIKTRGAFLAARLAEKIEQIEGRPIRTGELDISLYRDDLGLKYENKEPLVKQVDINYSLADEKVVLIDDVLYTGRTVRAAMDAVMDLGRPAAIQLAVLVDRGHRELPIRPDFVGKNIPTSSGERVVVNLTESDSEDSVTIHSR; translated from the coding sequence ATGGCAGAAAAAGCGAATATCTTGGATGAAAGTGCGATCAACCGTGCACTGACACGGATCGCCCATGAAATCATCGAACGCAACAAAGGGATCGACCATTGCATACTTGTCGGCATCAAGACACGGGGAGCTTTCCTGGCAGCCCGGCTGGCGGAGAAGATCGAACAGATCGAAGGCCGCCCAATCCGGACAGGCGAACTCGATATTTCGCTGTACCGGGATGACCTCGGACTGAAATACGAGAACAAGGAGCCCCTGGTGAAACAGGTCGATATCAACTACAGCCTGGCAGATGAAAAGGTCGTGCTGATCGATGATGTGCTCTATACAGGAAGAACTGTGCGGGCTGCGATGGATGCGGTCATGGATCTCGGCCGGCCGGCAGCGATCCAGCTGGCGGTGCTCGTCGACCGGGGACACCGGGAACTGCCGATCCGCCCGGATTTCGTCGGGAAGAACATCCCGACATCGAGCGGTGAGCGGGTCGTCGTCAACTTGACGGAATCCGACAGCGAAGACAGTGTCACCATCCATTCCAGATAA